One Polaribacter sp. SA4-12 genomic window carries:
- a CDS encoding SusC/RagA family TonB-linked outer membrane protein has product MMNLKIKLVFIGMLLFSAINYAQESVTVNGNVMSKTDNEPILGANVIIEGTTKGTSTDFDGNYKIKVKQGDVLQFSYLGFKPKSVTVTNQKTINVALEEDSNVLDEIVVVGYGNQKQKNVTSALTKVSGSDLQNQAVSRVEDALKGRVAGLRIQVVSSEAGGDPKITLRGPGSVTGSSSPLIVVDGVVLGTDADILSSIDNNNIESLSVLKDASSVAIYGSRGANGVILVTLKKGFAGKTQFSYNTFTGYRYADNNDNFNTTIAQERARLNGLQSTVDGISPSSSNYSRITGDYNTAYAELEAMDFIASLGGGERNLQDEVFDGGFIKSHSFAVRGGSELTSYSASLGYLEDEGIALTDNFKKYNARIKIDSKSKNEKIKYGASIRVNYNDQDKLPARFTDPLRQMGHVPLYLNEEHLKYVTQFSTAVGTSTDAGKLFENLGIGSYGFSRAFDHTFTPDPNNPRDILRDANGLPIASGLTSGGLTLSTTKNVHPLVHFLERSRTKKKLSLNASSYIDFKLAKGLNFRQTVSGVFRHNKSNEADYLYGQENRDQESYRLERRDELNQYAFESIVKYKKEIGKHNFNTVLGFEFTQRDFYRQETEAVGYSNDFNNNIALADGGTTYTDNGTDKLVSYFGRLDYNYDEKYLLQVSARSDGSTRFGTESRFGFFPAVSVGWVMSNEKFLSESNFVTFLKLRASYGISGSNQISNNVFESLYRFEESFSSISYNGTTGVKGITLANQSLGWEKLKEFNPGVDVTFGGGLLSLTADYYTRTSEDLLLFAPTSATYGTDNWLQNLGEVKNEGVELELTSRLMNKENFQWSASGQFSLNRNTVQSLGNNEQIISRIDQDTRPTEFIARVGQPITSFYGWVYDKEIPLEWVDNPFNRFNNDYADVYVKDLNNDGVIDDDDRTELGSPYPDFEWGFNSDFTLYDFDFSFQLQGSHGAEVRVADLDQLYYASESAVNEMSNFPDKDLTVHRRFTDDHIQDASFVALRNLTVGYTLPESITSKYSFDKLRIYLTGENLLFFTADGYEGFNPEAAGQTSSNANTPLTAGYQRGDGPVVKTISAGINFQF; this is encoded by the coding sequence ATGATGAACTTAAAAATTAAGTTAGTGTTTATTGGAATGCTTCTTTTTAGTGCAATTAATTATGCACAAGAAAGTGTTACAGTAAATGGAAATGTTATGTCTAAAACTGATAATGAGCCAATATTAGGTGCAAATGTTATCATTGAAGGGACAACAAAAGGAACAAGTACAGATTTTGATGGTAATTACAAAATTAAAGTTAAACAAGGAGACGTATTACAATTCTCTTACTTAGGTTTTAAACCTAAAAGTGTAACTGTTACAAATCAAAAAACAATTAACGTAGCTTTAGAAGAAGATTCTAATGTATTAGACGAAATTGTAGTAGTAGGTTATGGAAATCAAAAACAAAAAAACGTAACGAGTGCTTTAACCAAAGTTTCTGGTTCTGATCTTCAGAATCAAGCAGTATCTCGTGTAGAGGATGCTCTTAAAGGAAGAGTAGCTGGTTTAAGAATTCAGGTAGTATCATCAGAAGCTGGTGGTGATCCAAAAATTACATTAAGAGGACCTGGCTCTGTTACTGGTTCATCTTCACCTTTAATTGTGGTAGATGGAGTTGTTTTAGGTACAGATGCTGATATTTTATCATCTATTGATAACAATAACATTGAATCTTTAAGTGTTTTAAAGGATGCTTCTTCAGTTGCTATTTATGGTTCTCGTGGTGCAAATGGTGTTATTTTAGTTACACTTAAGAAAGGTTTTGCTGGAAAAACACAATTTTCTTACAACACATTTACAGGATATAGATATGCTGATAACAACGACAACTTTAATACAACTATCGCTCAAGAAAGAGCAAGGTTAAATGGTTTACAAAGTACTGTTGATGGTATATCTCCTTCTAGTTCAAACTATAGTAGAATTACTGGTGATTACAACACAGCATACGCTGAACTTGAAGCAATGGATTTTATTGCTTCTTTAGGTGGTGGTGAAAGAAATTTACAAGATGAAGTTTTTGACGGAGGTTTTATAAAAAGTCACTCTTTTGCAGTAAGAGGTGGATCTGAATTAACAAGTTATTCTGCTTCTTTAGGTTATCTTGAAGATGAAGGTATTGCTCTTACAGATAACTTTAAAAAATACAATGCTAGAATAAAAATTGACAGTAAATCTAAAAACGAAAAAATTAAATACGGAGCAAGTATACGTGTTAATTATAATGACCAAGATAAATTGCCAGCAAGATTTACTGATCCATTAAGACAAATGGGGCATGTACCATTATATTTAAACGAAGAGCATTTAAAATATGTAACTCAATTTTCTACTGCAGTAGGTACTTCTACAGATGCAGGAAAATTATTTGAAAACCTTGGTATTGGTAGTTATGGATTTTCAAGAGCTTTTGACCATACATTTACTCCAGACCCAAATAACCCAAGAGATATTCTTAGAGATGCAAATGGTCTTCCAATTGCTAGTGGTTTAACATCTGGTGGTTTAACATTATCAACTACTAAAAATGTACATCCTTTAGTACACTTCTTAGAAAGATCTAGAACAAAAAAGAAATTGAGCCTAAACGCATCATCTTATATCGATTTTAAATTAGCAAAAGGTCTTAACTTTAGACAAACAGTTTCTGGTGTTTTTAGACACAATAAAAGTAATGAAGCTGATTATTTATATGGACAAGAAAATAGAGATCAAGAATCTTATAGATTAGAAAGAAGAGATGAATTAAATCAATATGCATTTGAATCAATTGTTAAATATAAGAAAGAAATTGGAAAACATAACTTTAACACAGTTCTTGGTTTTGAATTTACACAGAGAGATTTTTACAGACAAGAAACAGAAGCTGTAGGTTATAGTAATGATTTCAATAATAACATTGCATTAGCAGACGGAGGTACAACTTATACTGATAATGGAACTGATAAATTAGTTTCTTATTTTGGTAGATTAGATTATAACTATGATGAAAAATACTTATTACAAGTATCAGCTCGTAGCGATGGTAGTACAAGATTTGGTACTGAATCTAGATTTGGATTCTTCCCTGCAGTTTCTGTTGGTTGGGTAATGTCAAATGAAAAATTCTTATCAGAAAGTAATTTCGTTACATTCTTAAAATTAAGAGCGAGTTATGGTATTTCTGGTTCTAATCAAATTTCTAATAATGTATTTGAATCATTATATCGTTTTGAAGAATCTTTTAGCTCTATTAGCTACAATGGTACTACAGGAGTTAAAGGAATTACTTTAGCGAATCAATCTTTAGGTTGGGAAAAATTAAAAGAATTTAACCCTGGTGTGGATGTTACATTTGGTGGTGGTTTATTAAGTTTAACTGCAGATTACTATACAAGAACGAGTGAAGATTTATTGCTGTTTGCTCCTACTTCTGCTACTTATGGTACAGATAACTGGTTACAGAATCTTGGTGAAGTAAAAAATGAAGGTGTAGAACTTGAGTTAACTTCTAGACTTATGAATAAAGAAAACTTTCAATGGAGTGCATCTGGACAATTTTCTTTAAATAGAAATACAGTTCAAAGTTTAGGTAATAATGAACAAATTATTTCTAGAATTGATCAAGATACAAGGCCAACAGAATTTATAGCTAGAGTAGGTCAGCCTATTACATCTTTTTATGGATGGGTATATGATAAAGAAATTCCTTTAGAATGGGTTGATAATCCTTTTAATAGATTTAATAATGATTATGCAGATGTATATGTAAAAGATTTAAATAATGATGGAGTTATTGATGATGATGATAGAACTGAATTAGGTAGTCCTTATCCTGACTTTGAATGGGGATTCAATTCTGACTTTACATTATATGATTTTGATTTCTCTTTTCAATTACAAGGATCTCATGGTGCAGAAGTAAGAGTTGCAGATTTAGATCAATTGTATTATGCAAGTGAATCGGCTGTAAATGAAATGTCTAATTTCCCAGATAAAGATTTAACTGTTCATAGAAGATTTACAGATGATCATATTCAAGATGCTTCTTTTGTAGCTTTAAGAAACTTAACTGTAGGGTATACTTTACCAGAATCTATAACATCAAAATATAGTTTTGATAAATTAAGAATCTATTTAACTGGTGAAAACTTATTATTCTTTACAGCTGATGGTTATGAAGGATTTAATCCAGAAGCAGCTGGTCAAACATCTAGTAATGCTAACACGCCTTTAACAGCAGGTTACCAAAGAGGAGATGGTCCAGTCGTTAAAACAATTTC
- a CDS encoding cupin domain-containing protein encodes MNRVSEKYVITKDIKWEELGGGVSRKFLGYDNQIMMVSVKFEEGALGAPHQHFHTQATYCVSGKFEFDIDGVKQIVEAGDGVYIEPNLMHSAVCLEEGQLIDTFSPVREDFLTGDGPSYFGDKK; translated from the coding sequence ATGAATAGAGTAAGTGAAAAGTACGTTATCACAAAAGATATTAAATGGGAAGAACTTGGAGGAGGAGTATCAAGAAAGTTCTTAGGTTACGATAATCAAATCATGATGGTAAGCGTGAAATTTGAAGAAGGAGCATTAGGTGCTCCACATCAACATTTTCACACACAAGCTACCTATTGTGTTTCCGGTAAGTTTGAATTTGACATTGATGGAGTTAAGCAAATTGTAGAAGCAGGAGATGGAGTTTATATAGAACCTAATTTAATGCATAGTGCAGTTTGTTTAGAAGAAGGACAACTAATTGATACATTTAGCCCTGTAAGAGAAGATTTCTTAACTGGTGATGGACCCTCTTATTTTGGAGATAAAAAGTAA
- a CDS encoding heparinase II/III domain-containing protein: protein MKLKNSISKSIILLLLIVISVSCNKTKEKTSNNAKIEGSHPNLILTSQGVKDIRAQLGNIPIFDNTLKAVQKEIDAEIALGIETPIPLDYSGGYTHVRHKRNMIVLQKAGVLYQILNDEKYAKYVKDMLMQYEEMYKTLPLHPKTRSYARGKLFWQCLNDANWLVYVSQAYDCIYNYLSEEERNKLETNLFKPFADHISVDSPQFYQRVHNHSTWGNAAVGMIGLVMNDQELIDRALYGIKDLKLDTKKKDDDGGFLNKNGKAGFLANIEEPFSPDGYYNEGPYYQRYAMYPFLVFAEGLDNVKPELKIFEYKEGVLLKSINALLNLSDADGDFFPLNDGQKGMSYYNDALVTAVDISYHFGKQDAGLLSIATEQNKVLLDDSGLAVALGIKEGKAKPFEKKSINLSDGPEGKQGGVGILRNEGIELVFKYASQGSSHGHYDKLSYSLYEKGTEVLQDYGLARFVNIEQKGGGNYLKENKTWAKQTIAHNTVTQNETSHYNGKYEIGSQNHPDLHYFSSDNKNVQASSAKVTKTYPGTDMQRTLAIIKDENFEKPFVLDIMKVVSISNQANQYDFPYYFLGQVLNTNFEYTIPKTLKPLGSKNGYQHLYVEGNGKSKESNAKFSWLNKGKFYTLSTISDTNDEILFTRIGANDPEFNLRREAAIMLRRKNTKNTLFVSAIEAHGSYSPVSESAVNSKSSIKELKVVLDSVDYTAISITTLSGKTKLFITANTNALKEIKHTLKINSKNYNWVGSYYYK, encoded by the coding sequence ATGAAATTAAAAAACAGCATATCAAAAAGCATCATATTACTATTATTAATAGTGATTTCAGTTTCCTGCAACAAGACAAAAGAGAAAACTTCTAATAATGCTAAAATTGAAGGCTCTCACCCTAACTTAATTCTTACTTCTCAAGGTGTTAAAGACATTAGAGCACAATTAGGCAATATTCCAATTTTTGACAATACATTAAAAGCAGTTCAAAAAGAAATAGATGCAGAAATTGCTTTAGGAATCGAAACTCCAATACCTTTAGATTATTCTGGTGGTTACACACATGTTCGTCATAAACGCAACATGATCGTATTACAAAAAGCAGGTGTTTTATACCAAATTTTAAATGATGAAAAATATGCGAAATATGTAAAAGACATGTTAATGCAATATGAGGAAATGTATAAAACATTGCCATTACACCCAAAAACAAGATCTTATGCAAGAGGAAAATTATTTTGGCAATGTTTAAATGACGCAAATTGGCTGGTTTATGTGAGTCAAGCTTATGATTGCATCTATAATTATTTATCAGAAGAAGAACGTAACAAACTAGAAACAAACTTATTTAAACCATTTGCAGATCATATTTCTGTTGATAGTCCACAATTTTACCAAAGAGTTCACAACCATAGTACATGGGGAAATGCTGCTGTTGGTATGATTGGTTTGGTTATGAATGATCAAGAATTGATTGATCGTGCTTTATATGGTATTAAAGATTTAAAATTAGATACTAAGAAAAAAGATGATGATGGTGGTTTTTTAAATAAAAACGGTAAAGCAGGATTTTTAGCAAATATAGAAGAACCTTTTTCTCCTGACGGATATTATAATGAAGGACCATATTACCAACGTTATGCAATGTATCCTTTTTTAGTTTTTGCTGAAGGTTTAGATAACGTAAAACCAGAATTAAAGATTTTTGAATACAAAGAAGGTGTACTTTTAAAATCGATAAATGCTCTTTTAAATTTATCTGATGCAGATGGCGACTTTTTCCCTCTTAACGATGGACAAAAAGGAATGTCTTATTATAACGATGCATTGGTTACTGCAGTAGATATTTCTTATCATTTTGGAAAACAAGATGCAGGTTTATTATCAATTGCTACTGAACAAAATAAAGTATTATTAGACGATTCTGGTTTAGCAGTTGCACTTGGTATAAAAGAAGGAAAAGCAAAGCCATTTGAAAAAAAATCAATTAATTTATCTGATGGTCCAGAAGGTAAACAAGGTGGTGTTGGTATTTTAAGAAATGAAGGTATTGAGCTTGTGTTTAAATATGCATCTCAAGGTTCTAGTCACGGTCATTATGATAAATTATCATATTCATTATACGAAAAAGGAACTGAGGTACTTCAAGATTATGGTTTAGCTCGTTTTGTAAATATTGAACAAAAAGGTGGTGGAAACTATCTAAAAGAAAATAAGACTTGGGCAAAACAAACAATTGCACACAATACAGTAACTCAAAATGAAACTTCTCATTATAATGGTAAATACGAAATAGGAAGTCAAAACCACCCAGACTTACATTATTTTTCTTCTGATAACAAAAACGTACAAGCTTCTAGTGCAAAAGTAACCAAGACATATCCTGGAACTGATATGCAAAGAACTTTAGCAATTATTAAAGATGAAAATTTCGAAAAACCTTTTGTATTAGACATTATGAAAGTAGTTTCTATCTCTAATCAAGCAAATCAATATGATTTTCCTTATTACTTTTTAGGTCAGGTTTTGAATACTAATTTTGAGTATACAATACCAAAAACATTAAAACCTTTAGGAAGCAAAAACGGATATCAACATTTATATGTAGAAGGTAATGGAAAATCGAAAGAAAGCAACGCTAAATTCTCTTGGTTAAATAAAGGAAAGTTTTATACTTTATCAACTATTTCTGATACTAATGACGAAATACTTTTTACTAGAATTGGAGCAAATGACCCAGAATTTAATTTACGTAGAGAAGCTGCAATAATGCTAAGAAGAAAAAATACTAAAAACACACTTTTTGTTTCAGCAATAGAAGCACATGGAAGCTATAGTCCTGTTTCTGAATCTGCTGTTAATTCTAAAAGTAGTATTAAAGAATTAAAAGTTGTTTTAGATTCAGTAGACTATACAGCTATTTCAATAACAACTTTAAGTGGAAAAACTAAACTTTTTATTACTGCAAATACAAACGCTTTAAAAGAGATAAAACATACATTAAAAATTAACAGCAAGAATTATAATTGGGTAGGTTCTTATTATTACAAATAA